GCAGAAGACGGCCTGGAAGACGCGCTCGGCGCCGGGCCGGATGCGCCCCTCGAGGCCGCCGAGCAGGTAGCCCCAGCCCTTCTGTCCGTAGTACGCCCACGAGATCATCGTCGAGAGCGCGAACAGCGAGGCGGCGATCGCGATCAGGTACGGCGCGCCGGCGAAGTTGCGCTCGAACGCGCGCGACGTGATCGCGATGCCGTCGAGTCCGTCGGCGAACGTCGGGTCGTAGTACTCGGTCGTGATCACGACGAGCGCCGTCGTCGAGCAGATCACGACGGTGTCGATGAAGGGCTCGAGGAGCGCGACGAATCCCTCGGTGACGGGGCGCGCGGTGCGCACGGCGGCGTGCGCGATCGTCGCGGAGCCGAGCCCCGCCTCGTTCGAGAAGACGGCGCGCTGGAAGCCCACGACGACCGCGCCGAGCGCGCCGCCCGCCACGCCCTCGCTCGTGAACGCGCCGTCGAGGATGGCGCCGAGCGCCCAGGGCAGGGCCTCGGCGTTCATCGCGAGCGCCGCGAAGCCGAACGCGAGATAGAACGCGGCCATCGCGGGGACGACGCGCGCGGTGACGCGCGCGATCGAGCGGATGCCGCCGAACACCACGGCCCCGACGATCGCGGCGAGGACGAGTCCCACGAGCCAGCCGCGCTGCGCGAACCAGCTCGCGTCGCCGCCCGTCACGCCGACGAGCTGCACGTAGGCCTGGTTCGACTGGAACATGTTGCCGATGCCGAGGCAGCCGACGACGATGCCCGCGGCGTAGAAGCGCCCGAGCGC
This genomic interval from Myxococcota bacterium contains the following:
- a CDS encoding alanine/glycine:cation symporter family protein, coding for MSDVDAAIDAALRPFADALSAFVFYAVPVLGTDVPLVVVWLVVAAVFATVYLRFVCVTGFAEALRLVTGRGATHGDDPSGEVSHFQALATAVSGTVGVGNIAGVAVAISAGGPGAAFWMALAGVLGMSSKFAECTLGVLYRTEHADGSVSGGPMYYLERGLGARGFPRLGRALGRFYAAGIVVGCLGIGNMFQSNQAYVQLVGVTGGDASWFAQRGWLVGLVLAAIVGAVVFGGIRSIARVTARVVPAMAAFYLAFGFAALAMNAEALPWALGAILDGAFTSEGVAGGALGAVVVGFQRAVFSNEAGLGSATIAHAAVRTARPVTEGFVALLEPFIDTVVICSTTALVVITTEYYDPTFADGLDGIAITSRAFERNFAGAPYLIAIAASLFALSTMISWAYYGQKGWGYLLGGLEGRIRPGAERVFQAVFCLFVALGCTIRLDAVLDFSDALVFVICIPNIVALYVLAPEVRRELEAYRAHRRSPGPPAR